GGCCGGTCCTGGCCAAGCAGGTGGCGCTGGGCTGGTCGCTGCTGGTGCTGGTGCTCTCGGTGGTCATGTGGGTCACCTTCCAGGTCGACGGCGACCGGTTCCAGTTCCGCGAGTCGTACCCGTGGATCCCGAACTGGGGGGTCAGCTTCACCTTCGCCGCCGACGGCATCGCGCTGGTGATGCTGATGCTGATCGCGATCCTGGTGCCGCTGGTGATCCTCGCCTCCTGGCACGACGCCGAGGCGTCGAAGCGCTCGATCCCGGTCTACTTCGCCCTGCTGCTGGTCCTGGAAAGCACCATGATCGGCGTCTTCGCCGCCGCCGACGTGTTCCTGTTCTACGTGTTCTTCGAGGTCATGCTGGTGCCGATGTACTTCCTGATCGGCAGCTACGGCGGCCACCAGCGGCAGTACGCGGCGGTGAAGTTCTTCCTCTACTCGCTGGTCGGCGGCCTCTTCATGCTGGCCGCGGTGATCGGCCTCTGGGTGGTCGGCGGCAAGACCTTCGACTGGCAAACGCTGAGCCAGGTGGACATCTCCACCGGCACCGAGCGCTGGCTCTTCCTGGGCTTCTTCGTCGCGTTCGCGATCAAGGCACCGTTCTTCCCGTTCCACACCTGGCTGCCCGACGCCGGTGGGGCCGCCCCGGCCGGGGCCGCCGCGCTGCTGGTGGGGGTCCTGGACAAGGTGGGCACCTTCGGCATCCTGCGGTACTGCCTGCCGCTCTTCCCGGACGCGGCCAAGTGGTTCGCCCCGTACGCGCTGGCGCTGGGCGTGATCGGCATCATCTACGCCGCGCTGCTGGCGATCGGACAGAACGACCTCAAGCGGCTGGTGGCGTACACCTCGATCGCGCACTTCGGGTTCATCGGGGTCGGCATCTTCGCCTTCACCACCCAGGCCGGCACCGGTGCGGTGCTGTACATGCTCAACCACGGGCTCGCCACCGGCCTGCTCTTCCTGGTGGTGGGGATGCTGGTGACCCGGCGCGGCTCGGCCCTGATCACCGACTTCGGTGGGGCCGGCAAGCTGGTGCCGCTGCTGGCCGGGGTGCTCTTCTTCGCCGGTCTGGCCTCGCTCGCGCTGCCCGGCACCGCGCCGTTCGTCTCCGAGTTCCTGGTGCTGATCGGCACCTTCACGGTGAACAAGCCGGTCGCGGTGATCGCCACGCTGGGCATCATCCTGGCCGCCGCGTACGTGCTCTGGATGGTGCAGCGCACCACGCAGGGCACCCTCAACCCGGCGCTGACCGAGGTCGAGGGGATGCGCAAGGACCTCAACCTGCGGGAGAAGGTAGTCGTCGCCCCGCTGATCGCGCTGATCATCGTGCTCGGGTTCTACCCGAAGCCGGTGACCGACGTGATCAACCCCGCCGTCCAGGCGACCATGAACGACATCGGCAGGACCGACCCCGCACCGACGGTCGGCGGCGTCCAGGAGGCCTCCCGGTGAGCGTGCGGACCGAGCTGGCGAGCTCCGCAGTCGCGGATGAAAGGACTGCCCGATGAACGAGCTCACGCTGCCGTCGATCGACTACACGGCGCTGGCTCCGATCCTGATCCTGCTGGGCGCTGCCGTGCTCGGCGTACTGGTCGAGGCCTTCGTGCCCCGGCGGGCCCGGCACACCACCCAGCTGGTGCTGGCGCTGCTGTCGGTGCTGGCCGCGCTGGTGATGGTGGTCCGCAACGCCGACCTGCGGATCATCGGTAACGCCGACGACCGGGTCATCACCATCGGCGGCGTGATCGCCGTGGACGGGCCGACCCTCTTCCTCCAGGGCACCATCCTGGTGTTGGCGGCGATGGCGCTGCTGCTGATCGGCGAGCGCGCGGTGGAGCGGGGCGGTGCCTTCGTCGCCCAGGCCGCCATCACCGCCGAGTCGCCCGAGGACCGGCAGCAGGCGGAGCGCAGCAACGGGGCCACCGAGGTGTACCCGCTGACCACGTTCGCCATCGCCGGCATGATGATCTTCGTGGCCGCGAACGACCTGCTGACCATGTTCATCGCGCTGGAGGTCTTCTCGCTGCCGCTCTACCTGCTCTGCGCGCTGGCCCGTCGCCGGCGCCTGCTGAGCCAGGAAGCGGCGATGAAGTACTTCCTGCTCGGCGCGTACGCCTCGGCGTTCTTCCTGTTCGGTCTCGCCCTGGTGTACGGCTTCACCGCCGGCATCCCCGGCCGGCCGGCCGGCGTCGACTTCGCCACCATCAACGCGGCGGTCAGCGAGTCGCCGGCCAGCGACGTGCTGCTCTTCGCCGGGATGGCGCTGGTCTCGATCGGCCTGCTGTTCAAGGCGGCGGCGGCCCCGTTCCACGTCTGGACGCCGGACGTCTACCAGGGCGCGCCGACGCCGGTCACCGGCTTCATGGCCGCCTGCACCAAGGTCGCCGCGTTCGGGGCCCTGCTGCGGGTCTTCCACGTGGCCTTCGCCGACGCCGCCTGGGACTTCACCCCGGTCATCGGGGCCATCGCGGTGCTGACCATGCTGGTCGGCGCGGTGCTGGCGGTCACCCAGACCGACATCAAGCGGCTGCTGGCGTACTCGTCGATCGCCAACGCCGGATACCTGCTGGTCGGGGTGCTCGCCCCGAGCCGGGAGGGGCTCTCCGGCACGATGTTCTACCTGGCCGCGTACGGCTTCTCGGTGCTGGCCGCGTTCGCCGTGGTGACCCTGGTCCGGGACGCCGACGGGGAGGCCACCCACCTGTCCCGCTGGGCCGGGTTGGGCCGTCGTTCGCCGTTCTACGCGTCGATCTTCACCTTCATCCTGCTGGCCTTCGCCGGTATCCCGCTCACCAGCGGCTTCACCAGCAAGTTCGCGGTCTTCGGCCCGGCGCTGGAGGCCGACCAGGCCTGGCTGGTGATCGCCGGTGTGCTGACCAGCATGGTGCTGGCCTTCCCGTACCTGCGGGTCGTGGTGATGATGTGGCTCTCCGAGCCGGGTGAGTCCACCCCCACGGTGACCGTGCCGGGCGGCCTGACCTCGGCGGCGCTCGCGATCGGCGTGGTCGCCACCCTGGTCCTCGGGGTGGCCCCCGGGCCGCTGCTCGACCTGGCCACCGGGGCGGCCGAGTTCGTCAGGTAGCCGACGACCGCACGACGGCGGGGTCGCCTGCGCTTCGGCGCGGCGGCCCCGCCGCTGTGTTGCGGCTTGTCGCGGCGGCGGGGCCGCTGCGCGTGCGCGGGCTGTCGCGGCGGCCCCGCCGCTGCGTCGGGGCTGCGTCGCGGGCCACGGTGGGGCTCCCCCGACCAGAGCAGGTGGCCCGGGTGTGGCATGGTTGGACACGTGGTGAATCCGGCTGGCGAGCGTTCAGGTGCCACCGGCTCCGGCGGTCGTCGGAGCCGGTCGAGCACGAGTCAGTTCGGCACGCTCGGCCTGCACATCGCCGATCCCCGCGTCGAGAGCTCCGTGCTGGGGCTGCTCGACTCCGTCGAGGCCGACCTGCGCTCCAGCGTGGCCAGCGCCGACCCGTTCGTCACCGAGGCCGCCCGGCATCTGGTGGAGGCCGGGGGCAAGCGGTTCCGGCCGCTACTGGTGGCCCTGGGCGCGCAGTTCGGTGACCCGGCGGGCCCCCAGGTGGTGCCGGCGGCCGTGGTGATGGAGCTCACCCACCTGGCCACGCTCTACCACGACGACGTGATGGACGAGGCCGCCGTGCGGCGGGGCGCGCCCAGCGCCAACTCCCGCTGGACCAACTCGGTGGCCATCCTCGTCGGTGACTACCTCTTCGCCCGGGCCGCCGACATCGCCGCCGACCTCGGCCCCGAGGCGGTACGCCTGCAGGCGCGCACCTTCGCCCGGCTGGTGCAGGGTCAGATCGCCGAGACCGTGGGGCCC
Above is a window of Micromonospora yangpuensis DNA encoding:
- a CDS encoding NADH-quinone oxidoreductase subunit M, with translation MSNFPFLSVLTVAPLVGALVVALLPRSRPVLAKQVALGWSLLVLVLSVVMWVTFQVDGDRFQFRESYPWIPNWGVSFTFAADGIALVMLMLIAILVPLVILASWHDAEASKRSIPVYFALLLVLESTMIGVFAAADVFLFYVFFEVMLVPMYFLIGSYGGHQRQYAAVKFFLYSLVGGLFMLAAVIGLWVVGGKTFDWQTLSQVDISTGTERWLFLGFFVAFAIKAPFFPFHTWLPDAGGAAPAGAAALLVGVLDKVGTFGILRYCLPLFPDAAKWFAPYALALGVIGIIYAALLAIGQNDLKRLVAYTSIAHFGFIGVGIFAFTTQAGTGAVLYMLNHGLATGLLFLVVGMLVTRRGSALITDFGGAGKLVPLLAGVLFFAGLASLALPGTAPFVSEFLVLIGTFTVNKPVAVIATLGIILAAAYVLWMVQRTTQGTLNPALTEVEGMRKDLNLREKVVVAPLIALIIVLGFYPKPVTDVINPAVQATMNDIGRTDPAPTVGGVQEASR
- a CDS encoding polyprenyl synthetase family protein, with amino-acid sequence MVGHVVNPAGERSGATGSGGRRSRSSTSQFGTLGLHIADPRVESSVLGLLDSVEADLRSSVASADPFVTEAARHLVEAGGKRFRPLLVALGAQFGDPAGPQVVPAAVVMELTHLATLYHDDVMDEAAVRRGAPSANSRWTNSVAILVGDYLFARAADIAADLGPEAVRLQARTFARLVQGQIAETVGPRAGDDPVEHYLRVIADKTGSLIATSARFGGMFGGAAQEHVEALAGYGETVGVAFQLSDDLLDIASESTQSGKTPGTDLREGVPTLPVLYALAADDSDAASVRLREILATGALSDDALHAEALGLLRESPALKRARETVRSYAEDARARLAPLPQSPARHALESLCDFVADRTS
- the nuoN gene encoding NADH-quinone oxidoreductase subunit NuoN; the protein is MNELTLPSIDYTALAPILILLGAAVLGVLVEAFVPRRARHTTQLVLALLSVLAALVMVVRNADLRIIGNADDRVITIGGVIAVDGPTLFLQGTILVLAAMALLLIGERAVERGGAFVAQAAITAESPEDRQQAERSNGATEVYPLTTFAIAGMMIFVAANDLLTMFIALEVFSLPLYLLCALARRRRLLSQEAAMKYFLLGAYASAFFLFGLALVYGFTAGIPGRPAGVDFATINAAVSESPASDVLLFAGMALVSIGLLFKAAAAPFHVWTPDVYQGAPTPVTGFMAACTKVAAFGALLRVFHVAFADAAWDFTPVIGAIAVLTMLVGAVLAVTQTDIKRLLAYSSIANAGYLLVGVLAPSREGLSGTMFYLAAYGFSVLAAFAVVTLVRDADGEATHLSRWAGLGRRSPFYASIFTFILLAFAGIPLTSGFTSKFAVFGPALEADQAWLVIAGVLTSMVLAFPYLRVVVMMWLSEPGESTPTVTVPGGLTSAALAIGVVATLVLGVAPGPLLDLATGAAEFVR